The proteins below are encoded in one region of Polynucleobacter sp. AP-Nino-20-G2:
- a CDS encoding tol-pal system YbgF family protein, with protein sequence MKMRHVMNLVVSVFATAVLLTSNVAFAEATLPEVYQAVQAGQMAKADAMMKEVLQNHPNSAKAHYVAAELYLKEGKLEVARNHFIKAENLAPGLPFAQPESVQKLQMQLAGGAAAPVAGSSTSIFSNPLFWGLIAILVVGIIIVMKRRQAEAVQVYNAPSAGYPGTPGGPAGYPGGPGYPGTPVGGAGGGLMGSLATGAALGAGMYAGQALASHLMGGHESGNPNMNPNMNQVGGPASLDPNFGVQDASSWDDAGASSSSWDDSGGGDFMSDV encoded by the coding sequence ATGAAAATGCGTCACGTAATGAATTTAGTAGTTAGCGTATTCGCAACGGCGGTACTGCTCACTAGCAATGTGGCATTTGCTGAAGCAACTCTGCCAGAGGTCTATCAAGCTGTGCAAGCCGGACAGATGGCTAAAGCTGATGCCATGATGAAAGAGGTTTTGCAAAACCATCCGAATAGCGCAAAAGCACATTATGTTGCTGCCGAGCTGTACCTCAAAGAAGGTAAGCTAGAGGTAGCGCGCAATCATTTCATCAAAGCGGAGAACCTTGCCCCAGGCTTGCCATTTGCTCAGCCTGAGTCTGTTCAAAAGTTACAAATGCAATTAGCTGGTGGAGCCGCTGCTCCCGTAGCCGGTAGCTCAACATCTATTTTTAGTAATCCACTCTTCTGGGGTTTGATTGCCATCTTGGTAGTGGGCATCATCATTGTGATGAAGCGTCGCCAGGCTGAGGCAGTCCAGGTCTACAACGCCCCGAGCGCTGGTTACCCTGGTACTCCAGGCGGACCCGCTGGCTATCCCGGCGGTCCTGGCTACCCTGGTACGCCAGTTGGTGGCGCAGGTGGTGGATTGATGGGTAGTTTGGCTACTGGTGCCGCATTGGGTGCTGGTATGTATGCTGGTCAAGCATTGGCAAGTCACCTGATGGGCGGTCACGAAAGTGGCAATCCCAATATGAACCCTAATATGAATCAAGTGGGCGGTCCAGCATCTTTAGATCCTAATTTTGGCGTGCAAGATGCTAGTTCTTGGGATGATGCCGGTGCAAGCTCAAGCTCATGGGATGACAGTGGTGGTGGCGATTTCATGAGTGATGTTTAA
- a CDS encoding type B 50S ribosomal protein L31, with amino-acid sequence MKPGIHPEYREIVFLDVSNNFSFKTRSTMATKETVKWEDGNEYPLAKIETSSESHPFYTGTQKIMDTAGRVEKFRQKFGTKAVAKASGDGAAKTAEKKAAAAEAKAAEKPAKKKA; translated from the coding sequence ATGAAACCTGGCATTCACCCCGAATATCGTGAAATCGTCTTTTTGGACGTTTCCAACAACTTCAGCTTCAAGACTCGCTCCACCATGGCCACTAAAGAAACAGTCAAGTGGGAGGATGGCAATGAGTATCCATTAGCCAAGATCGAGACTTCATCTGAGTCACACCCTTTCTACACTGGTACCCAGAAGATTATGGATACTGCCGGTCGTGTTGAGAAATTCCGTCAGAAATTCGGTACTAAAGCTGTTGCTAAAGCTTCCGGTGATGGCGCTGCTAAAACAGCTGAGAAAAAAGCTGCTGCTGCAGAAGCTAAAGCTGCTGAAAAGCCAGCTAAGAAAAAGGCTTAA
- the rho gene encoding transcription termination factor Rho — MQLSELKVLHVSALLEMAASLEIENTQRMRKQELMFAILKKRAKAGETVFGDGTLEVLPDGFGFLRSPDASYMASPDDIYISPAQIRRFNLHTGDSVEGEVRTPKDGERYFALVKVDKINGLPPEALKNRIMFENLTPLHPNRVVQLERDIKAEENLTGRIIDMISPIGYGQRGLLVASPKSGKTVMMQHIAHAIAANNPEAILIVLLVDERPEEVTEMQRSVRGEVVASTFDEPAVRHVQVAEMVIEKAKRLVEMKKDVIILLDSITRLARAYNTVVPSSGKVLSGGVDANALQRPKRFFGAARNVEEGGSLTIIATALIETGSRMDDLIYEEFKGTGNMEVHLERRLAERRVYPAINLNKSGTRREELLVKAENLQKIWVLRKLLADMDDIEAMNFIVDKLKSTKNNGEFFDLMRKGG; from the coding sequence ATGCAATTATCTGAACTCAAAGTCCTCCACGTTTCCGCCCTACTTGAAATGGCAGCCAGCCTGGAGATCGAAAACACGCAACGGATGCGCAAACAAGAATTGATGTTCGCCATTCTGAAGAAACGTGCCAAAGCTGGTGAAACCGTTTTTGGTGACGGCACTTTGGAAGTATTGCCTGATGGCTTCGGTTTCTTGCGCTCCCCAGACGCCTCTTATATGGCATCTCCGGATGACATCTATATCTCCCCTGCACAAATTCGTCGCTTCAATCTGCACACTGGTGACAGCGTTGAGGGCGAGGTTCGCACTCCTAAAGATGGTGAGCGTTACTTTGCATTAGTAAAAGTAGACAAGATCAATGGCCTGCCTCCAGAGGCGTTAAAGAACCGCATCATGTTCGAGAACCTAACGCCTTTGCACCCTAATCGCGTAGTGCAGTTAGAGCGCGACATTAAGGCTGAAGAGAATTTAACCGGCCGCATCATCGATATGATCTCCCCGATTGGCTATGGTCAACGCGGCCTGCTGGTGGCTTCACCAAAATCCGGTAAGACCGTGATGATGCAGCACATTGCGCATGCCATCGCAGCGAATAATCCCGAAGCGATTCTTATCGTATTGTTAGTGGATGAGCGCCCTGAGGAAGTTACCGAGATGCAGCGCTCCGTTCGCGGTGAAGTCGTTGCCTCAACATTTGATGAGCCAGCCGTTCGTCACGTGCAAGTTGCCGAGATGGTGATTGAGAAAGCCAAGCGCTTGGTAGAGATGAAAAAAGACGTCATCATCTTGCTTGACTCCATTACGCGTCTTGCTCGCGCCTACAATACAGTCGTTCCTTCATCGGGCAAAGTACTCTCTGGCGGTGTGGATGCCAATGCATTGCAGCGTCCAAAACGCTTCTTTGGCGCAGCACGTAATGTGGAAGAAGGCGGCTCACTCACCATCATCGCTACTGCCCTGATTGAAACTGGTAGCCGTATGGATGACCTCATTTACGAAGAGTTCAAAGGTACTGGCAATATGGAAGTTCACCTTGAGCGTCGTTTGGCTGAGCGCCGTGTTTATCCTGCAATCAACCTCAACAAGTCTGGCACCCGCCGCGAGGAATTGCTGGTGAAAGCTGAAAACCTCCAAAAAATCTGGGTTTTACGTAAATTATTGGCAGATATGGATGATATCGAGGCGATGAACTTTATCGTTGATAAGCTCAAATCCACCAAAAATAACGGCGAATTCTTTGATTTAATGCGTAAAGGCGGCTAA
- a CDS encoding BrnA antitoxin family protein, translated as MKKKLIRHSAAEDTAITKAAMEDPDSILFTDEEWKKVKPTLVRGRGRPLGSGTKEQVTLRIDKDVLDFYKSKGEGWQTFINQVLGEIKKEAKSISAVEKKIIKGNLISNKLKIAA; from the coding sequence ATGAAGAAAAAATTAATTAGACATAGCGCCGCAGAAGATACGGCAATTACAAAAGCTGCCATGGAAGATCCGGACTCCATTCTATTCACCGATGAAGAGTGGAAGAAAGTCAAACCTACACTAGTACGCGGACGCGGCAGACCGCTAGGCAGCGGAACCAAAGAGCAAGTTACCCTGAGAATCGATAAAGATGTTTTGGATTTCTACAAATCCAAAGGCGAAGGATGGCAAACCTTTATCAATCAAGTATTGGGTGAAATTAAAAAGGAAGCGAAATCAATATCAGCGGTTGAAAAGAAGATCATCAAAGGCAATCTAATTTCGAACAAGCTCAAAATTGCGGCCTAA
- a CDS encoding BrnT family toxin: MKLPYDSVKNNSNIEKHGLSLAEAKLLEWDTALEWIDARKNYGEERRVALALIKERLYCVVYVELKIGIRIISLRKANNREMSIYEEKIN, translated from the coding sequence ATGAAATTACCCTATGATTCGGTTAAAAATAATTCAAATATTGAGAAACATGGTTTATCACTTGCAGAAGCCAAGCTACTTGAGTGGGATACAGCCTTAGAGTGGATTGATGCTAGGAAAAATTATGGTGAGGAAAGACGTGTAGCGCTAGCCCTCATAAAGGAACGTTTGTACTGCGTAGTTTATGTTGAACTAAAAATCGGCATCAGAATTATCAGCCTAAGAAAAGCAAATAACCGCGAGATGAGCATCTATGAAGAAAAAATTAATTAG
- the trxA gene encoding thioredoxin TrxA, with protein MSAGIKYVTDASFEQDVLKSDKPVLLDFWAEWCGPCKMIGPILEELAGEYGDKIQIAKMNVDENQGVPAQFNIRGIPTLILFKNGTVAAQKVGALAKSQLTAFIDSHL; from the coding sequence ATGAGTGCCGGCATTAAATATGTAACTGACGCTTCATTCGAGCAAGATGTTCTCAAGTCCGATAAACCTGTATTGCTCGACTTCTGGGCTGAGTGGTGCGGTCCTTGCAAGATGATCGGCCCTATTCTTGAAGAACTCGCCGGCGAATACGGTGACAAGATTCAGATCGCGAAGATGAACGTGGATGAGAACCAAGGTGTTCCGGCCCAATTCAATATTCGCGGTATCCCAACATTGATCCTCTTTAAGAACGGCACTGTTGCTGCTCAAAAAGTAGGCGCCTTGGCCAAATCCCAGCTGACTGCTTTTATTGATAGTCATCTGTAA
- a CDS encoding PD-(D/E)XK nuclease family protein, which produces MSRPFPTISDQQQPYAWTIAPNAGALKELADGIWNCAVQTNQRPLVVLSTAGPLMGVRAALEKYRPKGLNPKIAFLPQVMSFNDWLEAAPGAWKFPKKQSDLERWLSVYATLRKHKDLQSWFKAETEAGAWGLAQAIIAACDSLSNTIAPILQKELHGLISEQQGEVNTQAWIETLQPLLDRAVAQAYPNLARKVVDQEAQVLLTFWRYITSASDPAFRKQFAMAAHLEAAQYGSEPRPLIWVETADPTPVDKTLIQHYLSDYAKYAPAIEVTMNWELVALWSEALNTNDESITEAQVQATVQANIANAHPEHWRLIAAKRFEELAWATAKTIEQQLIDGKTNIALVAQDRLVARRARALLGRLGPSLKIQDETGWKLSTTRAAAALNSWLELLRSSPEGPSANDLLEFLQNPFLDIAQCLSQDSSGSPRAAESLNGLVAELEDILIASQAKSGWETFHMAIEGSVAHGSAAPNPLLLELLQCVRGRLNRWRGIKIDCALAYQYLIEDLTFTGMSQGLEKDSAGKQLLELLAAFDFDEEHQRIVMRLNEWLSLLKTVVEEASYEEKGINALATLSILPLSSTRFREFESVVVVGCDEQQLPAFSEPPLFFSDALSRLLGGSSIEAQFIQQARDLSQLLISFPRVDLLWQSKSKSGEPLRPSAWIQRLQIELPHWQAQNANALFEPRSAAAVPAHMSVARLDADLPMPLSMSPSAYKALRDCPYRYYVRSLLGLRKLKGFEEGFDASLAGQTLHKILRNFYHAMKSEGQKSTSPVVTNIDMRRNWMHQQLVNISEQVFKRLIEGDARVLGILRDWQKQIPSFIQWQLDREAQGWDFHDAEVKVGFDLPFTDADGNERHIRIEGYADRFDVSMQDAKTASVIDYKNQSLTKVEWRADAVLDDPQLLIYARASNESQKIPGRVVQQAEWVALKADIKKGGDEAERAVAIQDMPDAMTQFSEQITEDVELLWSGKPLKAFAPDSVCQYCEARGICRKGMW; this is translated from the coding sequence ATGTCTCGCCCATTTCCGACCATTTCTGATCAACAGCAGCCTTACGCATGGACTATTGCGCCTAATGCTGGCGCCTTAAAGGAGCTCGCGGACGGTATTTGGAATTGTGCAGTGCAAACTAATCAACGCCCCTTGGTGGTGCTCAGTACTGCCGGCCCCTTGATGGGTGTCAGGGCGGCCTTAGAAAAGTATCGACCTAAAGGACTGAACCCCAAGATCGCTTTCTTACCTCAAGTCATGAGTTTCAATGATTGGTTAGAAGCCGCGCCGGGCGCTTGGAAGTTTCCTAAAAAACAATCCGACTTAGAGCGCTGGCTCTCGGTATACGCCACTCTCAGAAAGCACAAGGATCTACAAAGTTGGTTTAAAGCGGAAACTGAGGCAGGGGCATGGGGATTGGCGCAGGCCATTATTGCGGCATGCGATAGCTTGTCGAATACCATTGCACCAATTCTGCAGAAGGAGTTACATGGACTCATTAGCGAACAACAGGGTGAGGTTAATACGCAAGCCTGGATTGAAACGCTGCAGCCATTATTAGATCGTGCTGTTGCGCAGGCATACCCAAACCTAGCGCGCAAAGTGGTGGATCAAGAGGCGCAAGTACTGCTGACATTTTGGCGATACATCACGAGCGCAAGTGATCCCGCATTCAGAAAACAATTCGCAATGGCAGCCCATCTTGAGGCTGCTCAATATGGCTCAGAACCACGGCCGCTGATCTGGGTGGAGACAGCTGATCCAACACCAGTAGATAAAACACTAATTCAACATTACCTCTCAGATTACGCAAAGTATGCCCCTGCCATTGAAGTGACGATGAACTGGGAGTTAGTTGCGCTATGGAGTGAGGCGCTCAATACGAATGACGAGTCAATCACAGAAGCGCAAGTTCAGGCCACAGTTCAAGCAAATATTGCCAATGCGCATCCAGAACATTGGCGCTTGATTGCCGCTAAACGTTTTGAGGAGTTGGCATGGGCAACCGCCAAAACCATCGAGCAGCAACTGATTGATGGAAAAACTAATATCGCCTTGGTCGCGCAAGATCGCTTGGTGGCCAGAAGGGCGCGCGCATTACTAGGGCGCTTAGGTCCATCACTCAAGATCCAAGATGAAACAGGCTGGAAGCTCTCCACCACTAGAGCTGCAGCAGCGCTTAATAGTTGGCTGGAGTTATTGCGCTCATCCCCTGAAGGTCCAAGTGCGAACGACTTATTAGAGTTTTTGCAAAATCCATTTTTAGATATCGCTCAGTGCTTAAGTCAAGATAGCTCCGGCAGTCCCAGGGCGGCGGAGTCTCTCAATGGCTTGGTTGCAGAACTAGAAGATATCTTGATTGCTAGTCAGGCCAAGTCTGGTTGGGAAACTTTTCATATGGCCATTGAGGGGTCGGTTGCGCACGGCTCCGCGGCGCCTAATCCACTATTGCTTGAGTTGTTGCAGTGTGTTCGAGGCCGCTTAAATCGTTGGCGTGGCATCAAGATTGATTGCGCGCTTGCTTATCAATATCTGATAGAAGATTTGACATTCACTGGAATGTCGCAGGGCTTAGAAAAAGACTCTGCTGGTAAGCAATTACTTGAGCTCTTAGCAGCATTTGATTTTGATGAGGAGCATCAGCGTATTGTCATGCGCCTCAATGAGTGGCTGAGTTTGCTGAAGACGGTAGTCGAAGAAGCTTCTTATGAGGAGAAGGGCATCAATGCTCTAGCAACTTTAAGCATCCTGCCTTTAAGCTCTACGCGTTTTCGGGAGTTTGAGTCGGTAGTGGTTGTAGGGTGCGATGAGCAGCAGTTGCCAGCATTCTCAGAGCCGCCATTATTTTTCTCAGACGCATTGAGTCGCCTATTGGGCGGCTCGAGTATTGAAGCGCAATTTATTCAGCAGGCGCGAGACTTATCCCAGCTCTTGATTTCGTTTCCGCGCGTGGATTTATTGTGGCAAAGCAAGAGCAAAAGTGGCGAACCCTTGAGACCATCCGCATGGATTCAGCGTTTACAAATTGAGCTCCCACATTGGCAAGCCCAAAATGCTAATGCCTTATTTGAGCCTCGTAGTGCCGCTGCCGTACCTGCTCACATGTCAGTAGCTCGTTTGGATGCCGATTTACCCATGCCGCTTTCGATGAGCCCAAGCGCCTATAAAGCCTTGCGAGATTGCCCTTATCGATACTATGTCCGTAGCCTTTTAGGCCTACGAAAACTCAAAGGCTTTGAAGAAGGGTTTGATGCTTCTTTGGCTGGTCAGACTTTGCATAAGATCTTGCGTAATTTCTATCACGCGATGAAAAGTGAGGGGCAAAAATCCACTTCACCAGTCGTGACTAATATCGATATGCGTCGCAACTGGATGCATCAGCAGTTGGTCAATATTTCGGAGCAAGTGTTTAAACGTTTGATCGAGGGCGACGCCAGGGTCCTAGGCATCTTAAGAGATTGGCAAAAACAAATTCCGAGTTTTATTCAGTGGCAGTTAGATCGCGAGGCTCAAGGCTGGGATTTCCATGACGCGGAAGTCAAGGTGGGATTTGATTTGCCGTTTACTGATGCAGATGGTAATGAGCGTCATATTCGCATTGAGGGCTATGCCGATCGCTTTGATGTCAGCATGCAGGATGCCAAAACGGCTTCCGTGATTGACTACAAGAATCAATCTTTGACAAAGGTGGAGTGGCGTGCGGATGCGGTACTAGATGATCCCCAACTCCTCATTTATGCTCGAGCTTCTAACGAGAGTCAAAAAATACCCGGGCGCGTAGTACAGCAAGCCGAGTGGGTAGCCTTAAAGGCGGATATCAAAAAAGGTGGTGATGAGGCCGAGCGGGCAGTCGCTATTCAGGATATGCCAGATGCAATGACGCAATTCTCTGAGCAGATTACAGAGGATGTGGAATTGCTTTGGTCTGGCAAACCCCTCAAAGCATTTGCGCCTGATAGTGTTTGTCAGTATTGCGAAGCTAGAGGCATTTGCAGAAAGGGGATGTGGTGA
- a CDS encoding exodeoxyribonuclease V subunit beta, translated as MSDIPISEGKPVFRVDIACDPQRSVIVSACAGSGKTWLLVARMLRLLLAGAKPQEILALTFTRKAAQEMRDRLYRLLEEFSQCSDEQLADHLTERGVNKAQVEQLLPVAKSLYAKVLASPQGIVIDTFHGWFGRLLGAAPVSAGIQPGFSLREDAKRLQEECLDDWWGNLPQGIESHFDTLLKNLGASETQKFLMGNYSLFKQRGAWTFFSQACKAKGIAPIEQFKKSLTRLNAANPLDAVWGAMNAEADLRFLQKCFTNSSATEQGYAPAIKAAMEVKARGGDVMEIASVLQSVFLTQDDTNRTSNDKAAGDLKKYLKKEGLSDCEQEHVSYKQAWASAFLEFISWQKEREAYALNEAWFAMSSAMMEHVSATKESMRVRDFDDLEIGVSQLMADCANASYLQARLDAKYKHILVDEFQDTNPLQWQILRAWLEGYGQDESKPTVFIVGDPKQSIYRFRRADPRLFDDAEAFLVKELQAASLNQNATRRNAPQINTAVNRVFDRERLPETYQFTGQNTLWNAPAGGDAPYQLEGEAYLLPLIKHEAEELEQRAGSAFDQAIVDARQTADVTQRYIEGQQISALIQHVIATRPVADRENGNEVWRKARESDFLLLVKRRKYLPQFERALREAGLAFESSRLGGLLNTLEIDDLIALLLVLVTPRHDLPLAQVLRSPIFGFTEQQMQTLAKAMASNQYRSWWDALQDSPDASLIQAARYLEHWRILGERLPVHDLLDRIYQECDLRMKYASACQDIARAQVLANLDAFLELALNQDGGRYPSLGRFIEEINAIRRGDDDETPDEGDVEAESDLVDVDEESELSEEDRNKRVRLMTIHGAKGLESPFVIMLDANHTEGKADHRGVLLDWPPEHESPTHLSMYTSGTLTNPRSEVRERELLIGANENWNLLYVAMTRAKQGLWISGVAKAPTSKNPTGLDEKSWYGKATLGGLPLLEDPFLVTQSTSWQTGAIQTIEINQTHFMMEDFEVSWNAAKISHQQQLQDIESGLTLDAFQDEESSQQERNSDILEEGVHFHRLLEYLAIQTGQTGKKSKTSQTMNADQVAAWLKIDQEQAVKALQQAQTVLNTNALQQYLTTNQWVQAWNEIDLISQEGKSYRLDRLVEFDDHLAIIDYKLTIPEKGSEAHNQYRAQLNNYKQELGRIRPDKPAKAFLISSKGEIEEVI; from the coding sequence GTGAGCGATATCCCTATTTCTGAAGGCAAACCGGTATTCCGAGTGGATATTGCTTGCGATCCGCAGCGCTCTGTCATTGTCTCGGCTTGTGCCGGCAGTGGGAAGACTTGGTTGCTGGTTGCACGGATGCTGCGCTTACTCTTGGCTGGCGCTAAGCCTCAGGAAATTCTCGCGCTGACTTTTACCCGTAAAGCCGCTCAAGAGATGCGTGATCGACTCTATCGATTGCTAGAAGAATTCTCTCAATGCAGTGATGAGCAGCTGGCTGATCATTTAACGGAGCGTGGTGTAAATAAGGCACAAGTAGAACAGTTACTCCCTGTAGCAAAATCCCTCTATGCAAAAGTGTTAGCAAGTCCACAAGGGATTGTGATTGACACCTTCCATGGCTGGTTTGGAAGATTGCTGGGCGCGGCTCCAGTTTCAGCCGGAATTCAACCGGGCTTCAGTCTGCGTGAAGATGCCAAGCGACTGCAAGAAGAATGCTTGGATGATTGGTGGGGTAATTTGCCACAAGGCATCGAGTCCCATTTTGATACGCTCTTGAAAAACCTAGGTGCTAGCGAGACACAGAAATTCTTGATGGGCAATTACAGTCTCTTTAAGCAAAGAGGTGCTTGGACTTTTTTCTCACAAGCGTGCAAAGCCAAGGGTATTGCACCGATTGAGCAATTTAAAAAATCACTAACCCGCTTAAATGCTGCCAATCCATTGGATGCGGTGTGGGGTGCCATGAACGCGGAAGCAGACCTGCGATTCTTGCAAAAGTGTTTTACGAACAGTAGTGCGACAGAGCAGGGCTATGCCCCTGCTATCAAAGCAGCGATGGAGGTCAAGGCTCGCGGTGGAGATGTGATGGAAATCGCATCTGTCTTGCAGTCGGTATTCCTGACGCAGGATGACACCAATAGAACGTCCAATGATAAAGCCGCTGGCGATTTGAAGAAATACCTCAAGAAGGAGGGTCTTTCTGATTGTGAACAAGAGCATGTTTCCTACAAGCAGGCATGGGCGAGCGCTTTTCTGGAATTCATCAGCTGGCAAAAAGAGCGGGAAGCTTATGCCTTAAATGAGGCTTGGTTTGCGATGAGCTCTGCCATGATGGAGCACGTGAGCGCCACAAAAGAGTCTATGCGGGTGCGTGACTTTGATGACCTCGAGATTGGTGTCAGTCAGTTAATGGCGGACTGCGCTAATGCATCCTACTTGCAAGCGCGATTGGATGCGAAGTACAAACATATCTTGGTGGATGAGTTCCAAGATACCAATCCCTTGCAATGGCAGATTCTGCGTGCATGGTTAGAAGGCTATGGTCAGGATGAGTCCAAGCCGACCGTCTTTATCGTGGGCGATCCCAAGCAATCGATTTATCGTTTCCGCCGTGCCGACCCACGTTTGTTTGATGATGCCGAGGCCTTCCTTGTTAAAGAGCTGCAAGCGGCATCTCTGAATCAAAATGCGACGCGTCGTAATGCGCCGCAAATTAATACGGCAGTAAATCGTGTATTTGATCGCGAGAGATTGCCTGAGACATATCAATTTACTGGACAGAACACCCTATGGAATGCGCCCGCTGGTGGTGATGCCCCATATCAGTTAGAAGGCGAAGCATATCTCTTGCCGCTCATCAAGCATGAAGCGGAAGAGTTGGAGCAAAGAGCAGGTAGTGCATTTGATCAAGCGATTGTGGATGCGCGGCAAACAGCTGATGTGACTCAACGCTATATCGAGGGTCAGCAGATCAGCGCGTTAATTCAGCATGTCATTGCAACTCGCCCGGTAGCCGATCGCGAGAACGGTAACGAAGTATGGCGCAAGGCGAGAGAGAGTGATTTCTTGCTGCTAGTGAAGCGTCGCAAGTATTTGCCGCAATTTGAGCGGGCCTTGCGTGAGGCGGGTCTGGCTTTTGAGAGCTCTCGTCTGGGCGGCTTGTTAAATACCTTGGAGATTGATGATCTGATCGCACTCCTATTGGTATTAGTAACGCCTCGCCATGACTTACCTTTGGCCCAAGTACTCAGAAGTCCTATTTTTGGATTTACCGAGCAGCAAATGCAAACCCTCGCGAAGGCGATGGCTTCAAATCAATATCGCTCATGGTGGGATGCCTTGCAAGATAGCCCTGATGCGAGCTTGATTCAGGCGGCGCGGTATTTAGAGCATTGGCGCATATTAGGTGAGCGTTTGCCAGTTCACGACTTGCTCGATCGCATCTATCAAGAGTGTGATCTGCGCATGAAGTACGCCAGTGCCTGCCAAGACATTGCGCGCGCCCAAGTGCTTGCCAATTTGGATGCTTTCTTGGAGTTGGCTTTGAATCAAGATGGAGGTCGTTATCCAAGTCTCGGTCGTTTCATAGAAGAAATTAATGCAATCCGACGCGGTGATGATGACGAAACCCCGGATGAAGGGGATGTCGAAGCAGAATCTGATTTAGTGGATGTAGATGAAGAGAGCGAGTTATCGGAAGAAGATAGAAACAAGCGTGTACGTCTCATGACAATTCATGGTGCGAAGGGTTTGGAGTCTCCCTTTGTGATCATGCTCGATGCCAATCATACCGAGGGTAAGGCTGATCACCGTGGCGTGTTATTGGATTGGCCTCCCGAGCATGAGAGTCCCACCCATTTATCGATGTATACCTCAGGCACCTTAACCAATCCTCGTAGTGAAGTGCGTGAACGTGAGCTCTTGATTGGTGCAAATGAAAACTGGAACTTGCTCTACGTCGCGATGACTAGAGCAAAGCAGGGGCTTTGGATAAGTGGCGTAGCAAAAGCACCCACCAGCAAAAATCCGACAGGCCTTGATGAAAAATCTTGGTATGGCAAAGCGACCTTGGGCGGGCTGCCGCTTCTAGAAGATCCATTCCTGGTAACCCAATCTACAAGCTGGCAAACTGGCGCCATCCAGACCATAGAGATAAATCAAACCCATTTCATGATGGAGGATTTTGAAGTTTCCTGGAATGCGGCAAAGATAAGTCATCAGCAACAACTACAAGATATTGAAAGTGGCCTCACGCTAGACGCATTCCAAGATGAAGAATCAAGCCAACAAGAGCGTAACTCTGACATTCTGGAAGAGGGCGTGCATTTCCATCGACTGCTGGAGTATCTTGCAATTCAAACGGGGCAAACAGGCAAAAAAAGTAAAACAAGCCAGACCATGAATGCCGATCAAGTAGCAGCTTGGCTGAAGATTGATCAAGAGCAAGCAGTCAAAGCACTACAACAAGCGCAAACCGTTTTAAATACCAATGCGCTCCAGCAATACCTCACGACCAATCAATGGGTGCAAGCTTGGAATGAGATTGATCTCATTAGTCAGGAGGGGAAGAGCTATCGCTTGGACCGTCTAGTGGAATTTGATGACCATCTAGCCATCATTGACTACAAGCTGACGATTCCCGAAAAAGGTAGTGAGGCGCACAATCAATATCGCGCGCAGCTAAATAACTACAAACAAGAGTTAGGCAGAATTCGGCCGGATAAACCAGCCAAGGCATTTCTGATCTCATCTAAAGGTGAGATTGAGGAGGTGATTTAA